One window of Atribacter laminatus genomic DNA carries:
- a CDS encoding FAD-dependent oxidoreductase, whose translation MTMNKIGRVMVVGGGIAGIQSSLDLANSGFHVYLVESSPTIGGLMARLDKTFPTNDCAMCILSPKLVECGRHLNIDILSYSEVEEIEGQPGQFTVTVRKKARYIDESKCTGCSDCVGVCPVDRPNEYENFLNTRKATFRPFPQAFPNAFTIEKKGTANCQAACPLEQKAQGYIALVKSQRYEDALRTVRLDNPFPAICGRACHHPCMEKCQRGVLDEPLGIPSIKRFLSDYETAHQMKALPEREEPKPQKVAIIGAGPSGLSCAYFLALKGYSVEIFEAKDQPGGMMVYGIPAYRLPRDVVSRDIETILSLGVSIHYGKKWGSDFTLDHLFEQNFQAVYLACGAWKGMKVGVNGENHPRIMDGLFYLDKANSGKELPKAQEVVIVGGGNVAIDCARTALRRGAKKVSIYYRRSREEMPARNEEIEDAQEEGIEFVYCASPRAFTERDGSLYMETFVMRLCSPDESGRRRPEVIPGSGYEVAADLFILAIGQEVDIPDEGLEKTRRGTIKTNEKLETSRQGVYAGGDLVMGPATLVESIAHGKRAAQAIDAKFTGKEFSVERRRPAPLSIPWNTIRKNHTHMAKAPVSERINDFREVELGYTEKEVLEEAARCLSCGGCSECMQCVFACQRNAIDHTMKDTREKIEVGAIIFSAGAETFNPTEKYRELGYRKFPNVITSLDFERILNASGPFSGKVQRPSDRKTPKKIAFVQCIGSRDPERGKSYCSSVCCMYAIKEALVAKEHLAIEHHEEQPVEAGCSCGTDLSNGEETANQNLVMANSSEEFSATVFMIDMRAYGKDFEKYYQRAKREGIRFIRGKVDRVKELDNGDLEVAFVDNLGNFQKENFELLILSVGLQVEPEKLAQLEKLGLSISSEGFLSTDPTNPIQTTRQGVWVCGTLAGPKDIPDTVMEASAASCDVAGFLHSARFTQVKEKAYPQQRDVSNEPLRIGVFICRCGINIGGVVEVPKVVEWAKSLPGVVYAEENLYTCSQDTQERIKEMILELSLNRIIVASCSPRTHEPLFRETLKEAGLNPYLFEMANIRDQCSWVHQQTPDDATDKSRDLVSMAVAKATLLEPLTPMLLPLEKSLLVLGGGLSGMTAALEAAHQGLKVFLVEKETKLGGNVCGFQNKMNIEGTHLTDLLNSMKDQITNHPNIEVYLNAQVKEVNGFVGNFESTILQADIEIPVKHGGVIVATGAHQYQPQEFLYQKDQRVLTQTELEKQLDQDDFSPVTSVVMIQCVGSRNDEHPWCSKICCGTAIKNALTIKEKSQDTEVYILYRDMRSYGLQEKYYREARKRGVVFIRFEDDDPPEVFQKDSLLQVKVNSSVFQESVTLPAGMVVLSAGIVPLETNVAIGKMLKVPLNEDGFFLEAHVKLRPVDFATDGVYVCGLAHGPKSALESMLQAKACVARAMNILSKDQIQSEAQIAYVLKERCTACGDCEKVCAYKAVKINQEKKIAEVNAALCKGCGLCSATCKSTAIKVQGFAPEQLISEVEYLL comes from the coding sequence ATGACCATGAATAAAATCGGTCGGGTCATGGTAGTGGGAGGAGGAATCGCCGGAATCCAGTCATCTCTTGATTTGGCTAACTCCGGTTTTCATGTTTATTTAGTTGAATCGTCACCCACCATCGGAGGCCTCATGGCTCGGCTCGATAAAACCTTTCCGACCAACGACTGTGCGATGTGTATTCTGTCTCCCAAATTGGTAGAATGTGGTCGTCATCTCAACATCGACATTTTATCCTATTCCGAAGTTGAAGAGATTGAAGGGCAACCAGGACAATTTACCGTAACTGTTCGGAAAAAAGCTAGATATATTGATGAATCTAAATGCACCGGTTGTAGCGATTGTGTTGGAGTCTGTCCAGTTGATCGACCCAATGAATATGAAAATTTTCTCAATACTCGAAAAGCTACTTTCCGACCGTTTCCTCAAGCTTTTCCCAATGCTTTTACCATTGAGAAAAAAGGAACGGCCAATTGTCAGGCTGCCTGTCCATTAGAGCAAAAAGCCCAGGGATATATCGCCCTGGTGAAAAGTCAACGTTATGAAGATGCTCTTCGAACTGTACGATTGGACAATCCCTTCCCGGCAATTTGCGGAAGAGCCTGCCATCATCCCTGTATGGAAAAGTGTCAGCGTGGCGTGCTGGATGAGCCTTTGGGAATACCGTCGATTAAAAGATTTTTATCCGATTATGAAACTGCTCATCAAATGAAAGCATTGCCGGAACGGGAAGAACCAAAACCTCAAAAAGTGGCGATTATTGGTGCTGGACCCAGCGGATTAAGTTGTGCTTATTTTCTTGCGTTGAAAGGATATTCAGTCGAAATCTTCGAGGCCAAAGACCAACCGGGTGGGATGATGGTCTACGGAATACCAGCCTATCGGCTCCCCCGTGATGTCGTCTCTCGAGACATCGAAACCATTCTATCCCTGGGAGTTTCAATTCATTACGGAAAAAAGTGGGGTAGTGATTTTACCCTTGATCATTTATTTGAGCAAAATTTTCAAGCGGTCTATTTGGCCTGTGGAGCTTGGAAGGGGATGAAAGTTGGAGTCAATGGAGAAAATCATCCCCGAATCATGGATGGCCTTTTTTATTTAGATAAAGCCAATAGCGGTAAAGAACTTCCTAAAGCTCAAGAAGTGGTTATTGTTGGAGGAGGAAATGTTGCCATCGACTGTGCCCGAACCGCTCTGCGGCGTGGTGCCAAAAAAGTATCCATTTACTATCGTCGTTCCCGGGAAGAAATGCCAGCTCGAAACGAAGAAATCGAAGATGCCCAGGAAGAAGGAATTGAATTTGTCTATTGTGCCAGTCCCCGTGCTTTTACCGAACGGGATGGTTCTCTATATATGGAAACCTTTGTTATGAGGCTCTGTTCTCCGGATGAATCAGGACGAAGAAGACCAGAAGTTATTCCCGGATCAGGATATGAAGTGGCTGCCGATCTCTTCATATTGGCTATCGGTCAGGAAGTCGACATTCCCGACGAGGGCCTGGAAAAAACTCGAAGAGGAACCATAAAAACCAATGAAAAACTGGAAACATCCCGTCAAGGCGTCTATGCCGGCGGTGATTTGGTAATGGGACCTGCTACGCTGGTTGAATCAATCGCTCACGGCAAAAGAGCTGCTCAAGCAATTGATGCCAAGTTTACTGGAAAGGAGTTTTCAGTTGAACGCCGCCGTCCAGCACCTCTTAGCATTCCTTGGAACACCATTCGTAAAAACCATACTCACATGGCAAAAGCACCAGTTTCGGAAAGAATCAACGATTTTCGTGAAGTGGAGTTAGGATATACTGAAAAGGAAGTTCTCGAAGAAGCCGCCCGTTGTCTTTCTTGTGGGGGTTGTTCCGAATGTATGCAATGTGTTTTTGCCTGTCAACGGAATGCAATTGACCACACCATGAAAGACACCAGGGAAAAGATTGAGGTTGGTGCCATCATTTTTTCTGCAGGAGCTGAAACCTTTAATCCCACCGAGAAGTATCGGGAACTTGGTTATCGGAAGTTTCCCAATGTTATCACCAGCCTGGATTTTGAAAGAATACTCAACGCTTCCGGACCATTCTCGGGCAAAGTCCAACGTCCATCAGATCGAAAAACTCCTAAAAAAATCGCATTTGTTCAATGTATTGGCTCAAGGGATCCAGAAAGAGGAAAATCCTACTGTTCCTCGGTTTGTTGTATGTATGCTATTAAAGAAGCTTTGGTTGCCAAAGAGCATCTGGCTATAGAACATCATGAAGAGCAACCAGTTGAAGCTGGCTGCAGTTGCGGAACCGACTTGTCCAATGGCGAGGAGACTGCCAACCAAAACCTGGTCATGGCAAATTCCTCAGAAGAATTTTCGGCCACAGTGTTTATGATCGATATGCGAGCCTATGGAAAAGATTTTGAAAAATATTATCAGAGAGCGAAACGGGAAGGGATTCGGTTCATTCGAGGGAAGGTTGATCGGGTCAAGGAATTAGATAACGGCGACCTCGAAGTTGCCTTTGTTGACAACCTGGGGAACTTCCAGAAAGAAAATTTTGAGCTTTTGATTCTCTCGGTTGGACTTCAAGTTGAACCGGAAAAATTGGCTCAATTGGAAAAATTAGGACTTTCGATAAGTTCAGAAGGCTTTCTTTCTACTGATCCCACCAATCCCATCCAAACCACTCGCCAAGGAGTTTGGGTTTGCGGCACCTTAGCTGGTCCGAAAGATATTCCTGATACAGTAATGGAAGCCAGTGCTGCCAGTTGTGATGTTGCCGGATTTCTTCATTCCGCCCGATTTACCCAGGTAAAAGAAAAAGCCTATCCCCAGCAACGAGACGTTTCCAACGAGCCGCTTCGAATCGGAGTTTTCATCTGCCGCTGTGGAATCAATATCGGTGGAGTGGTGGAAGTTCCGAAAGTGGTTGAATGGGCAAAAAGCCTCCCCGGTGTCGTCTATGCCGAGGAAAATCTCTATACCTGTTCCCAGGATACCCAAGAGCGGATTAAAGAAATGATTTTGGAACTCAGCCTCAACCGGATTATCGTGGCTTCCTGCTCACCACGAACCCATGAACCGCTCTTCAGAGAAACGCTCAAAGAAGCCGGACTTAATCCTTATCTCTTTGAAATGGCCAATATTCGAGACCAATGTTCCTGGGTTCACCAACAAACTCCTGATGATGCTACCGATAAATCGCGGGATTTGGTTTCTATGGCGGTTGCCAAAGCAACGCTTTTGGAACCACTCACTCCCATGCTTCTCCCCTTAGAAAAATCTCTATTGGTTCTCGGAGGAGGCTTGAGTGGAATGACCGCCGCTCTGGAAGCCGCCCATCAGGGATTAAAAGTTTTCTTGGTGGAAAAGGAAACAAAACTAGGTGGAAATGTATGTGGTTTCCAGAATAAAATGAACATTGAAGGAACTCATCTCACTGACCTTTTGAATTCAATGAAAGACCAGATCACCAATCATCCCAATATTGAAGTTTACCTCAATGCCCAAGTAAAAGAGGTCAATGGATTCGTGGGTAATTTTGAAAGCACTATTTTGCAGGCTGATATTGAAATCCCGGTGAAGCACGGAGGAGTTATAGTTGCTACCGGTGCTCATCAATATCAACCTCAAGAATTTCTTTATCAAAAAGATCAACGGGTTCTTACTCAAACCGAGTTAGAGAAGCAACTTGATCAGGATGATTTTTCTCCAGTCACTTCAGTGGTGATGATCCAGTGCGTCGGTTCTCGGAACGACGAGCATCCCTGGTGCAGCAAAATATGTTGTGGCACCGCGATTAAAAATGCTCTGACCATTAAAGAAAAGAGTCAGGACACCGAAGTGTATATTCTCTATCGAGACATGAGAAGTTACGGTCTTCAGGAAAAATACTACCGAGAAGCGCGAAAACGAGGTGTGGTTTTTATTCGCTTTGAGGATGACGACCCCCCTGAGGTTTTTCAAAAAGATTCTCTTCTCCAGGTTAAAGTCAATAGTTCAGTGTTTCAGGAAAGTGTAACATTACCAGCCGGTATGGTCGTGCTCAGTGCCGGGATTGTTCCTCTTGAAACAAACGTTGCCATCGGTAAGATGTTGAAGGTACCTCTAAATGAAGATGGATTTTTCTTGGAAGCCCATGTTAAGCTGCGACCGGTTGATTTTGCTACTGATGGTGTGTATGTCTGTGGTTTAGCCCATGGCCCAAAATCTGCTTTGGAAAGTATGCTGCAAGCTAAAGCTTGTGTAGCCCGAGCGATGAATATTTTAAGCAAAGATCAAATTCAATCAGAAGCTCAAATTGCCTATGTATTGAAAGAACGCTGTACCGCTTGTGGCGATTGTGAGAAAGTATGTGCCTATAAGGCAGTAAAGATTAATCAAGAAAAGAAGATAGCCGAGGTTAATGCTGCTCTTTGCAAGGGGTGTGGTTTATGTAGTGCAACCTGCAAGAGCACCGCTATCAAAGTTCAGGGGTTTGCCCCTGAACAGCTCATATCTGAGGTGGAATACTTATTATGA
- a CDS encoding methylenetetrahydrofolate reductase produces the protein MSWLKQVLQSGHFAVTAEVGPPKGSDPQVIRKKCNLLKGFVDAVNITDNQTAIVRMSSFASSLVAQEQGIEPVMQMVTRDRNRIALQSDFLGACALGISNLLCLTGDHQSMGNHPQSKNVYDIDSIQLLQIFKNIRDQKIFQNGEEVKGEMNIFLGAGESPYADPLEFRALRLAKKIAAGAEFIQTQAIFDVEIFTRWMEEVCRLGLHKKSFILAGVIPVKSAKALRYMKNEVPGVVIPDSLIERMEAATDQKAEGVEVCIETIQKVAKIEGVSGVHIMAIAWESIVPEIVQRSGLLPRPAKGEITSS, from the coding sequence ATGAGCTGGCTCAAGCAAGTATTGCAAAGTGGTCATTTCGCTGTTACTGCTGAAGTGGGACCTCCCAAAGGATCCGATCCTCAGGTAATACGAAAAAAATGCAATTTGCTCAAAGGTTTTGTTGATGCAGTCAACATCACTGATAATCAGACGGCTATCGTTCGTATGTCAAGCTTTGCCAGTAGTTTGGTTGCCCAGGAGCAGGGAATCGAACCGGTTATGCAAATGGTCACTCGAGACCGAAATCGTATTGCTCTGCAGAGCGATTTCCTCGGAGCTTGCGCTTTAGGAATTTCCAATCTTCTTTGTCTTACCGGTGACCATCAGAGCATGGGGAATCACCCCCAATCAAAAAACGTCTACGATATTGACTCAATTCAACTCTTGCAAATCTTTAAAAATATAAGAGATCAAAAAATATTCCAGAATGGAGAAGAAGTGAAAGGGGAAATGAATATTTTTTTAGGTGCGGGTGAAAGCCCATATGCTGATCCTCTCGAGTTTCGTGCTCTTCGCTTGGCGAAAAAGATTGCTGCCGGAGCCGAATTTATTCAAACTCAGGCAATTTTCGATGTGGAAATTTTCACCCGATGGATGGAAGAAGTGTGTCGCTTAGGACTTCATAAAAAATCATTTATTTTAGCCGGAGTTATACCGGTAAAATCAGCGAAAGCGTTACGTTATATGAAAAACGAGGTACCGGGTGTTGTCATTCCCGACAGCTTAATTGAGAGAATGGAAGCAGCCACTGATCAAAAAGCTGAAGGAGTTGAGGTTTGTATCGAAACCATCCAAAAAGTTGCAAAAATCGAAGGTGTATCCGGGGTTCACATTATGGCCATTGCTTGGGAAAGTATAGTTCCGGAAATCGTACAACGGTCTGGTCTATTACCCCGACCGGCAAAAGGAGAGATCACTTCATCATGA
- a CDS encoding ATP-binding protein — MKTVLIVSLGDTRSWMKPWIDQIDTHFPVRVHSLSSAELGNNLPLDYDRFIFTGKSLLLHRENIARICAAANIDPLRVFSYPEEHLPQSMDDEKINQWNSYLHQVILAPEAEQPVEAINLHLIKKIAVLGKNPIDDSILEEFQKVGLEIFQPIFPFAIERQGIQYCIESQTGATIVGGVVVVPEFQPVFSYPIPNEVDDTRKVFFLEDFKNKVPMRNFRKQTAVFLIPEVMVSAETWSTLYDISQLLVQRDQAQVFILCREAVVAGDGLERKYLESRKSGVLIEKIDFSRLILQPSLDMRGSWVRFVTERDGISQKILSDWLIKVPGKKFIPYDFTKIFSGDRLIPSLSPLNNINLPLYSLPLEGWYQLPDNKLTIDTHYAIQEVIDYFQRGVTAERNRAMVDEEKCVLCLTCLRTCPWSAIDIEGTSKRKKARINWEQCHLCGLCSTSCPAGAITLYGLEMGKDQHNSRRLEVMGVSENTGKI; from the coding sequence TTGAAGACTGTTCTTATCGTCTCTCTTGGCGATACCCGGTCTTGGATGAAGCCTTGGATAGATCAAATTGATACTCATTTCCCGGTTCGGGTTCATTCGCTTTCTTCGGCTGAACTTGGGAATAATCTTCCATTGGATTACGATCGGTTCATATTTACTGGAAAAAGCCTTCTCCTACATCGAGAAAATATAGCTCGGATTTGTGCTGCAGCAAACATTGATCCTTTGCGAGTTTTTTCTTATCCAGAAGAACATCTTCCTCAGTCAATGGATGATGAAAAAATAAATCAATGGAATTCTTACCTTCACCAGGTCATACTCGCTCCTGAAGCTGAACAACCGGTTGAAGCAATCAACCTTCATTTAATTAAGAAGATTGCTGTCTTAGGGAAGAATCCAATTGACGATAGCATTCTCGAAGAATTTCAAAAAGTCGGTCTTGAAATTTTCCAACCCATATTTCCTTTTGCTATCGAGCGTCAGGGAATTCAATATTGTATTGAGTCACAAACAGGAGCAACAATAGTTGGAGGGGTAGTGGTTGTTCCCGAATTTCAACCGGTTTTTTCCTACCCAATTCCCAATGAAGTGGATGATACTCGTAAGGTCTTTTTCCTCGAAGATTTTAAAAATAAAGTTCCCATGAGAAATTTTCGAAAACAAACCGCGGTTTTTCTGATTCCAGAAGTTATGGTCTCAGCTGAAACCTGGTCAACACTTTATGACATCTCTCAGCTCTTGGTTCAAAGAGACCAAGCTCAAGTATTCATTCTCTGCAGGGAAGCCGTTGTTGCCGGTGATGGTTTGGAAAGGAAATACCTTGAAAGCCGAAAATCAGGTGTTCTTATTGAAAAAATTGACTTTTCTCGTTTGATACTTCAACCATCTTTGGACATGAGAGGAAGTTGGGTTCGCTTTGTTACCGAACGAGATGGGATCTCGCAGAAAATTTTAAGTGATTGGCTAATCAAGGTGCCTGGAAAAAAATTCATTCCTTATGACTTCACCAAAATATTCTCCGGTGATCGTTTGATTCCATCTTTATCGCCATTGAATAATATTAACCTACCTCTCTATAGTTTACCTCTGGAAGGTTGGTATCAGCTTCCTGATAATAAATTAACAATTGATACTCACTATGCTATACAGGAAGTAATTGACTATTTCCAACGGGGAGTAACCGCCGAGAGGAATCGGGCCATGGTTGACGAGGAAAAGTGTGTTCTCTGTTTGACCTGCCTTCGAACCTGCCCTTGGAGTGCTATTGACATTGAAGGAACGTCGAAAAGAAAAAAAGCCAGAATCAATTGGGAACAATGCCATCTCTGTGGTTTATGTTCAACGTCTTGCCCAGCTGGTGCTATAACTCTATACGGTCTTGAAATGGGAAAAGACCAACACAACTCAAGAAGACTTGAGGTCATGGGTGTTAGTGAAAATACCGGGAAGATTTAA
- a CDS encoding methylenetetrahydrofolate reductase C-terminal domain-containing protein, which produces MIVGERKPIPEILAMLDDSKKVLVLGCGTCVTVCLTGGDKEAKELASLLRIKGYEADSLTVERQCELEFINPLRERIQSVDAVISLACGVGVQALYELDSGKSIYPGLNTTFMGMPVKQGNWEERCWGCGDCIIHLFGGTCPITRCAKSLLNGPCGGSKDGKCEVKPDRDCAWQLIYDRLKKLNRLDWLLTIQPPKDWSTSRYGGHRKMTREDMLL; this is translated from the coding sequence ATGATCGTTGGTGAAAGAAAACCAATACCAGAAATCCTTGCTATGCTTGATGATTCTAAAAAAGTCTTAGTCTTAGGATGCGGAACTTGTGTAACCGTCTGCCTCACCGGAGGTGATAAAGAAGCAAAAGAATTAGCCTCTTTATTGAGAATCAAAGGATATGAAGCTGACAGTTTAACTGTTGAACGACAATGCGAACTAGAGTTTATCAATCCTTTGCGGGAACGCATTCAATCGGTTGACGCCGTTATTTCTCTGGCTTGTGGTGTTGGCGTTCAAGCTCTATATGAGCTCGATTCTGGAAAAAGCATCTATCCTGGATTAAATACGACCTTCATGGGAATGCCGGTAAAACAAGGAAATTGGGAAGAACGTTGCTGGGGGTGTGGAGACTGTATCATTCATCTTTTTGGAGGAACATGCCCGATAACCCGCTGTGCTAAAAGTCTCTTAAACGGCCCTTGTGGTGGCTCAAAAGATGGAAAATGTGAAGTGAAACCTGATCGTGATTGTGCTTGGCAGTTGATTTATGATCGCCTAAAGAAACTCAACCGTTTGGATTGGTTGTTAACGATCCAGCCTCCGAAAGACTGGTCAACATCCCGCTATGGTGGACATCGTAAAATGACCCGGGAGGATATGCTGTTATGA
- a CDS encoding 4Fe-4S dicluster domain-containing protein: MKAEKKFDPQFKYQVASRPGGEGLMACFACGVCTAGCPVSEVESGFNPRRIIHQILVGDREGVLASKAIWMCIGCYTCTAHCPQDVEFTNLLKVLRRMAVEEEYVDSHWIKMIEDVDRQTQKLRRDLISHLWEEKNIHSVNDFEKFYENEIKKLAWVKENNNHDHE, translated from the coding sequence ATGAAGGCTGAAAAAAAATTCGATCCTCAATTCAAATATCAAGTTGCGTCACGACCCGGTGGAGAGGGCTTGATGGCATGTTTTGCCTGTGGAGTGTGTACCGCCGGATGTCCGGTAAGTGAAGTGGAGAGTGGTTTTAACCCTCGTCGAATTATTCATCAGATCTTAGTAGGAGATCGTGAGGGAGTTTTAGCCTCAAAGGCAATTTGGATGTGTATCGGTTGTTATACCTGCACTGCTCACTGCCCGCAGGATGTTGAATTTACCAATCTTCTAAAAGTTCTCCGACGTATGGCAGTGGAAGAAGAATATGTTGATTCTCATTGGATAAAAATGATTGAAGATGTTGACCGACAAACCCAAAAGCTCCGTCGTGATTTAATTTCCCACCTCTGGGAAGAGAAGAATATTCACTCGGTTAATGACTTTGAAAAATTCTATGAAAATGAAATCAAAAAATTGGCCTGGGTAAAGGAGAATAATAATCATGACCATGAATAA
- a CDS encoding hydrogenase iron-sulfur subunit gives MKILVIACDKSGYPAMIKYTTENTTDHELTSILKVPCLGSVKESDILEALEGDCDRVLLVGCPIDSCFHQDGSRFAQRRVNRINHLLEEADISKRVVISFVTAEKISEIKRTLDLISGTPAQEELKP, from the coding sequence TTGAAAATATTGGTAATCGCTTGTGATAAAAGTGGTTATCCAGCGATGATAAAATATACCACCGAAAATACGACCGATCATGAACTTACTAGCATTTTAAAAGTACCCTGTCTTGGGAGTGTAAAAGAAAGTGATATTCTTGAGGCCTTAGAAGGAGATTGCGACCGGGTTCTCTTGGTGGGCTGTCCCATTGATAGCTGCTTTCACCAAGATGGAAGTCGCTTTGCTCAAAGAAGAGTGAATAGAATCAATCATCTATTAGAAGAAGCTGATATTAGCAAAAGAGTTGTGATCAGTTTTGTAACTGCTGAAAAAATATCTGAAATAAAAAGGACTTTGGATTTAATCTCGGGTACTCCAGCCCAAGAGGAGCTTAAACCATGA
- a CDS encoding FAD-dependent oxidoreductase: MNRFISSVPIYDIAILGAGVAGLSAARFLSSSLKGVVIESEKQIGGLAWQLGCKATDMCLYCGVCHGIQLRRDLEGFSSYPFDLILDQQLSSMTKENGDYQLSFKNGRSITAHSILVATGIQPFDACQVPQYGYGTFSHIYTGIEIERNLNSEGVNAFNTYQKIAFIQCVGSRNFKEKRGYCSRVCCRYALRIAEDLAFQYPHLQIDMYYMDLQLLGGKKELLAEISEKRVKLIRHMPYRVDSPNGKPILMFEDDQRVTRIEYDAVILSVGMIPSPGTKQAADILRLNIDDSGFIKDYGDGTTSQENIYVCGTASGAKDIETAISDGKRVGRRILSVHQELQQVKS; encoded by the coding sequence ATGAACCGATTTATCTCTTCTGTTCCCATTTATGATATCGCAATCCTGGGTGCCGGTGTCGCTGGTTTATCTGCTGCTCGGTTTTTGAGTTCCTCATTAAAAGGAGTAGTAATCGAATCGGAAAAGCAAATAGGGGGGTTAGCTTGGCAACTGGGTTGCAAAGCCACTGATATGTGCTTATATTGTGGTGTATGTCATGGAATACAATTGCGACGGGACCTGGAAGGTTTCTCGTCATACCCCTTTGATCTTATCCTTGATCAACAACTATCTTCGATGACTAAAGAAAATGGGGATTATCAACTTTCTTTCAAAAACGGCCGATCGATAACTGCTCATTCGATATTGGTCGCAACTGGAATTCAACCTTTTGATGCCTGCCAAGTTCCTCAATACGGATATGGCACTTTTTCTCATATTTACACGGGAATTGAAATTGAAAGAAATTTAAATTCAGAAGGGGTTAATGCATTTAATACCTATCAAAAGATCGCCTTCATCCAGTGTGTAGGATCAAGAAATTTTAAAGAAAAAAGAGGGTATTGTTCTCGGGTATGTTGCCGGTATGCTCTTAGGATTGCTGAAGATTTAGCTTTTCAGTATCCCCATCTACAGATTGATATGTATTATATGGACCTCCAACTTCTGGGCGGAAAGAAAGAATTACTTGCTGAAATCTCAGAGAAAAGGGTAAAGCTCATTCGCCATATGCCTTATCGAGTGGATTCACCAAATGGAAAACCGATTCTCATGTTTGAGGATGACCAAAGGGTCACTCGAATTGAATATGATGCGGTCATCTTATCGGTTGGCATGATCCCTAGCCCGGGAACTAAACAAGCAGCTGATATTCTTCGGCTAAATATCGACGATTCTGGTTTTATAAAAGATTACGGGGATGGAACCACTAGTCAGGAGAATATCTATGTATGTGGAACCGCATCGGGAGCAAAGGATATTGAAACAGCCATTTCCGATGGAAAAAGAGTTGGGCGGCGAATTCTTTCTGTTCACCAGGAATTGCAACAGGTTAAATCCTAA
- a CDS encoding hydrogenase iron-sulfur subunit gives MTESSWEPKIVAFLCHWCSYAGADLAGVSRMQYPPNIRVIRVPCSGAINPLYIFKALREGADGVLVSGCHPGDCHYISGNYYARRKFYILKELLVWAGIEADRIHFSWVSASEGQKFSEVVTEVVNAVKPLGPSRKLVKEFSTNV, from the coding sequence ATGACCGAATCATCTTGGGAACCAAAAATTGTTGCTTTTCTTTGTCATTGGTGTAGCTATGCTGGAGCCGATTTAGCCGGGGTGAGCCGAATGCAATATCCTCCCAATATTCGGGTGATTCGTGTTCCCTGTTCCGGAGCAATCAATCCTCTCTATATTTTTAAAGCCCTTCGGGAAGGAGCCGATGGAGTTCTGGTTTCCGGCTGTCATCCTGGTGATTGTCATTACATCAGTGGTAATTACTATGCCCGACGTAAGTTTTACATCCTTAAGGAACTGCTGGTCTGGGCGGGAATCGAAGCTGATCGCATCCATTTTTCCTGGGTTTCAGCTTCTGAAGGACAAAAATTCTCCGAGGTGGTTACCGAGGTTGTCAATGCTGTCAAGCCACTCGGACCCTCTCGAAAATTAGTAAAGGAGTTTTCAACCAATGTTTGA
- a CDS encoding 4Fe-4S dicluster domain-containing protein translates to MFESILIDIAKKLLRDKTVDLIIGYGSTHYPFRTEPIVIKQEDQADALVWNPFCGNNLARYLKYYKNTQHKIALMVKGCDSRAVQVLLKEDQIKRDRLYLIGLSCPGLVNHEKLQKQFPQASPDDFQWKETGWFFHGEQIDPGLLLEETCLRCRYPNPLEYDQLIGEPQTTSPYQTYQKDYLDPIDDLSPEERWDRWSKEMTKCIRCYACRNSCPLCYCQECFAESTQPQWVSPAATPSDNFLFHLVRTMHMAGRCVECGACERACPVSIPIAQLPLKVEAIIREQFQFEAGTDQESAAPLLTYRENDPGDFIK, encoded by the coding sequence ATGTTTGAAAGCATCCTCATAGATATAGCAAAAAAACTACTCCGAGATAAAACGGTTGATTTGATAATTGGTTATGGGTCTACTCACTATCCCTTTCGAACCGAACCTATCGTTATAAAACAAGAAGACCAGGCTGATGCCTTGGTTTGGAATCCTTTTTGTGGAAATAACTTAGCCCGTTATTTAAAATATTATAAAAATACCCAGCATAAAATCGCTTTGATGGTCAAAGGTTGTGATTCCCGGGCTGTTCAGGTCCTCTTAAAAGAGGATCAAATCAAAAGAGATCGACTTTACTTGATTGGATTATCCTGTCCGGGTTTAGTCAATCATGAAAAGCTTCAAAAGCAATTTCCTCAAGCTTCACCAGATGATTTCCAATGGAAAGAAACCGGTTGGTTCTTTCATGGTGAGCAAATTGACCCGGGACTGCTTCTTGAGGAAACCTGTCTTCGTTGTCGATACCCCAATCCTCTTGAATATGACCAGCTGATTGGTGAACCCCAAACTACCAGTCCCTATCAGACCTATCAAAAAGATTACTTAGATCCAATCGATGACCTTTCTCCAGAAGAACGGTGGGATCGGTGGTCGAAGGAAATGACGAAATGCATTCGTTGTTATGCCTGTCGAAACTCTTGTCCTCTTTGTTATTGTCAGGAATGTTTTGCCGAGAGCACTCAACCCCAATGGGTGAGTCCGGCTGCAACTCCTTCAGATAATTTCCTTTTCCATTTAGTTCGGACCATGCATATGGCTGGACGTTGCGTTGAATGTGGTGCCTGTGAAAGAGCCTGTCCGGTTTCCATTCCAATTGCCCAGCTTCCACTTAAAGTTGAGGCGATCATTCGTGAACAATTTCAATTTGAAGCCGGAACCGATCAAGAGAGCGCTGCTCCTTTGCTCACTTATCGGGAAAATGATCCCGGAGACTTTATAAAGTGA